The following coding sequences lie in one Acidimicrobiia bacterium genomic window:
- a CDS encoding TerC/Alx family metal homeostasis membrane protein, whose translation MVPLAASDATQRFADIDVEAWHWLALLAVLTVLLTSDLLAHRGNKEPTARRALVESAIWVSFGLTFAGVVLLSWGGTAFSEYLSGYVIEKSLSVDNVFVWSIIFSTFAIPLRYQHRVLFWGVFGALVLRAAFIVGGTTLIDRFWWLLIVFGVILVLSGIKVIRHRDDEGVRGHDSATKLLGRFVPVQKDLAGHHFLVRKAGKWIATPLLAALVVVEVTDVIFAVDSVPAILAVSREPFLVFASNAFAILGLRAMYFLLGDAKQRFHYLSHALGAILIFVGIKMTASRWYHLPTVISLAAIIAIVVAAIVLSVRRTKKVGLAAVPGSRSS comes from the coding sequence ATGGTTCCACTCGCTGCCAGCGACGCAACCCAGCGCTTCGCCGACATCGACGTCGAGGCTTGGCACTGGCTGGCGCTCCTCGCGGTGCTGACCGTGTTGCTCACGTCGGACCTGCTCGCCCACCGCGGCAACAAAGAACCGACCGCTCGCCGTGCGCTGGTCGAGTCGGCGATCTGGGTCTCGTTCGGCCTCACCTTCGCGGGCGTCGTCCTCCTCTCATGGGGCGGCACCGCGTTCAGCGAGTACCTGAGCGGCTATGTGATCGAGAAGTCGCTCAGCGTGGACAACGTCTTCGTGTGGTCGATCATCTTCTCGACCTTCGCGATCCCGTTGCGCTACCAGCACCGCGTGCTCTTCTGGGGAGTCTTCGGGGCGCTGGTCTTGCGCGCGGCGTTCATCGTCGGCGGCACGACGCTCATCGACCGCTTCTGGTGGCTCCTCATCGTCTTCGGCGTCATCCTCGTGCTCTCCGGCATCAAGGTGATCCGCCATCGGGACGACGAGGGCGTACGAGGCCACGACTCGGCTACGAAGCTGCTCGGCCGCTTCGTGCCCGTGCAGAAGGACCTCGCCGGCCATCACTTCCTGGTGCGCAAGGCCGGCAAATGGATCGCGACGCCCTTGTTGGCCGCGCTCGTGGTGGTCGAGGTGACCGACGTGATCTTCGCGGTCGACAGCGTGCCCGCGATTCTCGCGGTCTCCCGCGAGCCCTTCCTCGTGTTCGCGTCCAACGCGTTCGCGATCCTGGGGCTACGGGCGATGTACTTCCTGCTCGGTGACGCCAAGCAGCGCTTCCACTATCTGTCGCACGCGCTCGGGGCGATCCTCATCTTCGTCGGCATCAAGATGACGGCGTCGCGCTGGTACCACCTTCCGACCGTGATCTCGCTCGCGGCGATCATCGCGATCGTGGTCGCCGCGATCGTGCTCAGCGTGCGCAGAACGAAGAAGGTGGGCCTGGCAGCCGTGCCCGGTTCGCGTTCTTCCTAG
- a CDS encoding STAS domain-containing protein: MDREPVGVRSNLGAALAISPESIGFRVDRREATGELILAIHGEADLATAPFLAEALGEASGNGHQHVVLDAAGLDFIDAHCLNVIVNARLFLREQGKALVVRSPATHVRRLLAICDIEDLLESRIAALHL, from the coding sequence ATGGATCGAGAGCCCGTTGGCGTGAGATCAAACCTCGGGGCGGCGCTCGCGATCTCGCCGGAGAGTATTGGCTTTCGCGTCGACCGGCGCGAGGCAACCGGCGAGCTGATTCTGGCGATCCACGGTGAGGCCGACCTCGCGACCGCCCCTTTCCTCGCCGAAGCGCTCGGGGAAGCTTCGGGAAATGGACACCAGCACGTGGTGCTCGATGCCGCCGGGCTGGACTTCATCGATGCCCATTGCCTCAATGTGATCGTCAACGCCCGATTATTTCTCCGCGAACAGGGGAAAGCCCTCGTCGTGCGATCGCCCGCGACGCATGTTCGTCGCCTCCTCGCCATCTGCGACATCGAGGATCTCCTCGAGTCCCGAATCGCAGCTCTCCATCTCTGA
- a CDS encoding CsbD family protein: MGEKLDEAKGRVKEAAGDLTDDKDLKREGKLDQAGATVKEKAGDAADKVSEAVDTAKDKLTSND, from the coding sequence ATGGGTGAAAAGCTCGATGAAGCCAAGGGACGCGTGAAGGAAGCCGCCGGCGACCTCACGGATGACAAGGACCTCAAGCGCGAGGGCAAGCTCGACCAAGCTGGCGCGACGGTGAAGGAGAAGGCCGGTGACGCGGCCGACAAGGTCAGCGAGGCGGTCGACACGGCCAAGGACAAGCTGACCTCCAACGACTGA